A single window of Labeo rohita strain BAU-BD-2019 chromosome 4, IGBB_LRoh.1.0, whole genome shotgun sequence DNA harbors:
- the LOC127164626 gene encoding gastrula zinc finger protein XlCGF57.1: protein MAFIKEESEDMRIEEAFRVQHEDTEERTDLMSSKEESQERNETEDKDQYEKHPSCPQTRKTSSRKRAKKTGAINNFTCQQCGKIFSEKRNLEVHNRIHTGEKPYTCQQCGKSFIKKGTLKDHMRTHTGEKPYTCPQCGVSFTQKGILERHIRIHTGEKPFTCQECGNSFIRKGSLKGHMRIHTGEQPYTCPQCEKSFTHKQALNAHIKIHIGEKPHICDQCGKSFYQQGDLKVHLRIHTGESHFTCQQCGKSFTRKGNLEVHMRIHTGEKPFICPQCGKSFDQQGNLKVHMRIHTGEKLFTCPQCGRSFTQNGNLKAHMRIHSRENGFICHECGMSFTDRKQYKNHITTHAGHNPFLCRHCGKTFSDKANLEIHMRIHSEETPFTCVPEERLSDLKKT from the exons ATGGCATTTATTAAAGAGGAAAGTGAAGACATGAGGATTGAAGAAGCATTCAGAGTCcaacatgaagatactgaggaacgAACAG aCTTGATGTCAAGTAAAGAGGAGAGTCAAGAACGGAATGAAACTGAAGACAAAGATCAGTATGAGAAACATCCAAGTTGTCCACAGACTAGAAAGACTTCTTCACGAAAAAGAGCTAAAAAGACAGGAGCTATAAATAATTTCACCTGCCAACAATGTGGAAAGATTTTCAGCGAAAAAAGAAACCTAGAAGTTCATAatagaattcacactggagaaaagccttaCACCTGCCAAcaatgtggaaaaagtttcaTTAAAAAGGGAACCCTTAAAGACCACATGAGAACTCACACCGGAGAGAAACCATACACATGCCCTCAATGTGGAGTAAGTTTCACTCAAAAAGGAATCCTTGAAAGGCACATTAGAattcacaccggagagaaaCCGTTCACCTGCCAAGAGTGTGGAAACAGTTTCATTCGAAAAGGAAGCCTTAAAggccacatgagaattcacactggagagcaGCCGTATAcatgtcctcagtgtgaaaagagttTTACACATAAACAAGCTCTTAATGCCCACATAAAAATTCACATAGGAGAAAAGCCTCACAtatgtgatcagtgtggaaagagtttttatCAACAAGGAGATCTCAAAGTCCACCTGAGGATTCATACTGGAGAGAGCCACTTCACCTGCCAACAATGCGGAAAGAGTTTTACTCGAAAAGGAAACCTTGAagtccacatgagaattcacactggagaaaagccgTTCATatgccctcagtgtggaaagagtttcgaTCAGCAAGGAAACCTTAAagtccacatgagaattcacactggtgAGAAACTTTTTACCTGCCCACAGTGTGGAAGGAGCTTCACTCAAAATGGAAACCTCAAAGCCCACATGAGGATTCACTCGAGAGAGAACGGTTTTATTTGTCATGAATGTGGAATGAGTTTCACAGACAGGAAACAGTACAAGAATCACATAACAACTCACGCTGGACATAATCCTTTCTTGTGCCGTCATTGTGGAAAAACTTTTTCAGACAAAGCAAACCTTGAAattcacatgagaattcacagtGAAGAGACGCCTTTCACATGCGTCCCTGAGGAAAGACTTTCAGATCTGAAGAAAACATGA